One window of the Candidozyma auris chromosome 6, complete sequence genome contains the following:
- a CDS encoding C-22 sterol desaturase, producing MNSNDTSSALLASSMDSTAGFLKTKLSGIWKCTSWWQVLITLTLGVIVYDQVSYLLKKGTIAGPRFKVWPVIGPFLESLDPKFEEYMEKWNSGPLSCVSIFHKFVVIASSRDLARKILSSPKYVKPCVVDVAVKILRPTNWVFLDGKAHVDYRRSLNGLFSQKALEIYIPVLEKYMDIYLDRFIGYEGPRTFFPEFRELLCALSLRTFCGDYITEEQIALIADNYFKITAALELVNFPIIIPYTKTWYGKKIADDTMKIFESCAAKAKKHINEEGGKPGCVMDEWIYLMKEARANHKEDPDSKLLIRDFSNKEISEVIFTFLFASQDASSSLACWLFQIVADRPDIARKIREEQLLVRDNDPSRPLTLEMINKMKYTNCVVKESLRYRPPVLMVPYVVKQSFPVTSEYTASKGSMIVPTLYPALHDPEVYPEPDSFIPERWENPTGDMDKRSWLVFGTGPHVCLGKVYVLMMFTGMLGKFLMNSEIKHTVTPLSEKIKVFATIFPKDDLILEWTARNPHSLD from the coding sequence ATGAATCTGAATGATACGTCTCTGGCATTGTTGGCTTCTTCCATGGACAGCACCGCTGGATTTTTGAAAACTAAACTTTCGGGGATCTGGAAGTGCACCTCATGGTGGCAGGTCCTTATCACATTAACTCTAGGTGTGATTGTTTACGATCAAGTTCTGTATTTATTGAAAAAGGGAACGATCGCTGGACCCCGTTTCAAAGTTTGGCCAGTTATTGGCCCATTTTTGGAAAGTTTAGATCCTAAATTTGAAGAGTACATGGAAAAATGGAATTCTGGCCCGTTATCCTGTGTCTCGATTTTCCATAAGTTTGTGGTTATTGCATCTTCGAGGGACTTGGCAAGAAAAATTTTAAGTTCGCCCAAGTACGTGAAGCCATGCGTGGTGGATGTTGCggtgaagattttgagaCCTACAAATTGGGTATTTTTGGATGGTAAAGCTCACGTTGACTACAGGAGATCGTTGAACGGATTGTTTTCTCAAAAAGCCCTTGAGATATATATCCCTGTCCTTGAGAAGTACATGGATATCTACCTTGATAGGTTCATCGGATATGAGGGTCCAAGAACCTTTTTCCCTGAGTTTAGAGAGTTGCTTTGTGCTTTGTCCTTGCGTACCTTCTGCGGAGATTACATCACAGAAGAACAAATTGCCTTGATTGCTGATAATTATTTCAAAATCACTGCTGCCTTggagttggtgaatttCCCAATCATTATTCCATACACCAAGACCTGGTATGGTAAAAAGATTGCCGATGACACAATGAAAATCTTTGAAAGCTGTGCAGCGAAGGCTAAAAAACACATAAATGAGGAGGGTGGAAAACCAGGTTGTGTAATGGATGAATGGATTTATCTTATGAAGGAAGCAAGAGCAAATCACAAAGAGGACCCAGACTCAAAGCTTCTTATCagagatttttcaaataaAGAAATCTCTGAGGTTATCTTTACTTTCCTCTTTGCATCTCAGGATgcctcatcatcgttgGCTTGTTGGTTGTTTCAAATTGTCGCGGATCGTCCCGATATTGCACGGAAGATTAGAGAAGAACAACTATTAGTCAGAGACAATGATCCCCTGAGGCCACTTACTTTGGAAATGATTAACAAGATGAAATATACCAATTGTGTTGTAAAAGAGTCATTGCGCTACAGACCGCCTGTTCTTATGGTCCCCTACGTTGTCAAACAGAGTTTTCCCGTAACACTGGAGTATACAGCTCTGAAAGGCTCGATGATCGTTCCTACATTATATCCAGCTCTCCATGATCCTGAGGTTTATCCTGAGCCTGATTCTTTCATACCGGAAAGGTGGGAAAACCCCACCGGTGATATggacaaaagaagctggtTAGTTTTCGGTACTGGACCTCATGTTTGTCTTGGTAAAGTGTACGTGCTCATGATGTTCACAGGCATGTTGGGTAAATTTCTCATGAACAGCGAGATAAAGCACACCGTGACTCCACTTTCTGAAAAGATTAAGGTCTTCGCTACTATCTTTCCAAAGGACGACTTGATCCTCGAATGGACCGCAAGGAACCCACACTCTTTGGACTAG
- a CDS encoding phosphogluconate dehydrogenase (decarboxylating) GND1 has protein sequence MSTPTGDIGLIGLAVMGQNLILNAADHGFTVVAYNRTVSKVDDFLNNEAKGKSIIGAHSIEELCANLKRPRRIVILVKAGKPVDAFIEQLLPHLEKGDIIIDGGNSHFPDTNRRFEELKQQGILFVGSGVSGGEEGARYGPSLMPGGHPDAWPHIKDIFQSIAAKSDGEPCCDWVGDGGAGHYVKMVHNGIEYGDMQLICEAYDLLKRVGKFTDKEIGDVFAKWNKGVLDSFLIEITRDIMYFNDPTDGKPVVEKILDTAGQKGTGKWTAVNALDLGMPVTLIGEAVFARCLSALKDERTRAANVLKGPIVEGESPITDKEKFVDDLEQALYASKIISYAQGFMLIREAAKEYNWKLNNPAIALMWRGGCIIRSVFLGEITSAYREHPDLENLLFHPFFQDAVTKAQKGWRSTIAKAVEYGVPVPAFSTALSFYDGYRSSKLPANLLQAQRDYFGAHTFQVLPGEENDFLKKDQWVHVNWTGRGGNISASTYDA, from the exons ATGTCTACCCCAAC TGGTGATATCGGTTTAATTGGTTTGGCCGTTATGGGTCAAAACTTGATTTTAAATGCTGCCGACCATGGTTTCACCGTGGTGGCGTACAACAGAACGGTCTCAAAAGTGGACGACTTCTTGAATAACGAGGCCAAAGGTAAATCAATCATTGGTGCGCACTCCATTGAAGAACTTTGCGCCAACTTGAAGCGCCCAAGACGTATTGTTATTTTGGTGAAAGCAGGCAAGCCCGTTGATGCTTTCATTGAGCAGTTGTTGCCACATTTAGAGAAGGGTGATATCATCATCGATGGCGGAAACTCTCACTTTCCTGATACAAATCGCCGCTTCgaagagttgaagcagcaagGAATACTCTTTGTCGGCTCTGGTGTTTctggaggtgaagaaggtgctCGCTATGGCCCTTCCTTGATGCCTGGTGGTCATCCAGATGCTTGGCCTCATATCAAGGATATTTTTCAGTCTATTGCTGCTAAGTCCGACGGAGAACCTTGTTGTGACTGGGTCGGTGACGGAGGGGCTGGCCACTACGTAAAGATGGTCCACAATGGTATTGAGTACGGAGACATGCAGTTGATCTGTGAGGCTTACGATCTCTTAAAAAGAGTAGGAAAGTTTACTGACAAGGAgattggtgatgttttcgCTAAATGGAACAAGGGTGTTTTGGATTCGTTCTTGATTGAAATCACTAGGGATATCATGTACTTCAATGATCCAACTGATGGAAAGCCTGTCGTCGAGAAGATTTTAGACACTGCCGGTCAGAAGGGGACTGGAAAGTGGACTGCAGTTAATGCATTGGACTTGGGCATGCCAGTGACATTGATTGGTGAGGCTGTTTTTGCCAGATGCTTATCTGCCCTTAAAGATGAAAGAACTAGGGCTGCAAATGTGTTAAAGGGTCCCATTGTCGAAGGCGAATCTCCTATCACCGACAAGGAAAAATTTGTCGATGATTTGGAACAGGCTTTGTATGCTTCTAAGATCATTTCTTACGCTCAAGGCTTCATGTTGATTAGAGAGGCTGCAAAGGAATACAACTGGAAGTTGAATAACCCAGCCATTGCCTTGATGTGGAGAGGAGGTTGTATTATCAGATCTGTATTCTTGGGTGAGATAACCTCGGCCTACAGAGAGCACCCTGATTTGGAAAATTTGTTGTTCCACCCATTTTTCCAAGATGCTGTGACCAAAGCTCAAAAGGGTTGGAGATCTACGATTGCGAAGGCTGTTGAGTATGGCGTTCCTGTTCCTGCTTTCTCTACAGCGTTGTCGTTCTACGATGGATACAGATCCTCCAAACTTCCTGCGAACTTGTTGCAAGCTCAGAGAGACTATTTTGGTGCTCACACATTCCAAGTGTTGCCAGGTGAGGAGAATGACTTTTTAAAGAAGGACCAATGGGTTCATGTCAACTGGACTGGAAGAGGTGGTAACATCTCAGCTTCAACCTATGATGCTTag
- a CDS encoding sulfate adenylyltransferase produces the protein MSRATKSTIGILFWFGEMPIPKPHGGQLQDLVSRDENKRDRLSQAISRGDLPIITLTDRQLCDLELLLNGGFSPLSGFLNEDDYNSVVENMRLKTVQNEDGEGLLWPMPITLDVTKPVSQRFSIGEKIGLQDPRDRQILAVLTVESIYRPDKEKEARLVFRGDPEHPAVKYLHDVAGEYYIGGSLEGLSYPKHYDYSEIRKTPSQLRQEFETLGWGSHKIVAFQTRNPMHRAHRELTVRAARDLGEDSHILIHPVVGMTKPGDIDHHTRVKVYQQILKKYPEGLATLALLPLAMRMGGDREALWHALIRMNYGVDHFIVGRDHAGPGKNSKGVDFYGPYDAQDLLAKFEDELAGKIKVVPFRMVTYLPDEDRYAPIDTIDTNAVKTANISGTELRQRLRDGTEIPTWFSYPEVVKILRDTNPPRYRQGFVFLIDVTDIEEELGAIIASALQSSLNEHCGARRVTRLPISYQDPYLINEFVRAGSAVIVPVQGDYGSIVTAVGEFNTIQVKLKKNSPAILYSINNGDFENAEEACATAIKLLQSKGFFVHEN, from the exons ATGTCACGTG CTACCAAGTCCACTATCGGCATCTTATTTTGGTTTGGAGAAATGCCGATCCCCAAGCCTCATGGCGGCCAATTACAAGATTTGGTATCTCGAGATGAAAATAAGAGAGATAGGCTTTCTCAGGCCATATCGAGAGGAGATTTACCAATAATCACGTTGACGGATAGACAACTATGTGACTTAGAATTATTATTGAACGGTGGTTTCTCCCCTTTGAGCGGGTTTCTCAACGAAGATGACTACAATTCTGTAGTAGAAAACATGAGGTTGAAAACTGTCCAGAACGAAGACGGAGAAGGACTCTTATGGCCCATGCCAATAACACTTGACGTCACAAAACCTGTATCCCAGCGCTTTTCAATTGGCGAAAAAATTGGGTTACAAGATCCAAGAGATAGGCAAATTCTAGCAGTATTGACTGTAGAATCGATATATCGACcagacaaagaaaaggaagctAGGCTTGTTTTCAGAGGTGACCCTGAGCACCCAGCCGTGAAGTACTTACATGATGTCGCCGGTGAGTACTATATCGGAGGTTCTCTTGAAGGATTGTCTTATCCGAAGCACTATGATTATTCGGAAATTAGAAAAACTCCTTCTCAATTGAGACAGGAATTTGAAACGTTAGGATGGGGTTCTCACAAGATCGTCGCATTTCAGACCAGAAACCCTATGCACAGAGCTCATAGAGAGCTTACAGTTAGGGCAGCGCGGGACCTAGGTGAAGATAGTCATATACTCATTCATCCAGTGGTAGGTATGACAAAACCTGGTGATATAGACCATCATACCAGAGTGAAGGTGTATCAgcagattttgaagaagtatcCTGAAGGGTTAGCAACCCTTGCTCTTTTGCCCTTAGCCATGAGAATGGGAGGCGATAGAGAAGCTTTGTGGCACGCATTAATTCGCATGAACTATGGCGTAGATCATTTCATCGTCGGCAGGGATCATGCTGGACCAGGAAAAAACTCCAAAGGGGTCGATTTTTACGGCCCATACGACGcgcaagatcttcttgccAAATTCGAGGACGAATTGGCGGGGAAGATCAAGGTTGTTCCGTTCAGAATGGTCACATATTTACCTGATGAGGACAGGTATGCTCCTATAGACACTATCGATACCAATGCTGTGAAGACAGCAAATATCTCAGGAACAGAGTTGAGACAAAGGTTGCGAGATGGGACTGAAATACCCACGTGGTTTTCTTATCCTGAAGTCGTGAAAATTTTACGGGATACAAATCCTCCTCGCTACAGACAAGGATTTGTGTTCCTTATCGATGTAACCGATATCGAGGAAGAACTTGGTGCCATCATCGCATCTGCATTACAGTCATCATTGAATGAGCACTGTGGAGCTCGTAGAGTCACAAGACTTCCAATCAGCTATCAGGATCCATACTTAATCAATGAATTTGTAAGGGCAGGATCTGCTGTGATCGTCCCTGTGCAAGGTGACTATGGCTCAATTGTCACTGCTGTCGGTGAATTCAACACTATTCAGGTCAAATTAAAAAAGAACTCACCAGCAATTTTATactccatcaacaatgGAGACTTTGAAAATGCCGAAGAAGCATGTGCAACCGCGATCAAATTATTGCAGTCTAAAGGATTCTTTGTCCATGAGAATTGA